The proteins below are encoded in one region of Oncorhynchus tshawytscha isolate Ot180627B linkage group LG04, Otsh_v2.0, whole genome shotgun sequence:
- the zgc:114041 gene encoding monocarboxylate transporter 13 isoform X1, with protein sequence MQSPGMKAGGPPDGGYGWVVVTSAFFIMGLTTGVLKNFGLFFLEIQNHFGVLTSTTSWVTSTMIVMFHLGAPVASVLSMHCTQRAVIMTGGLLSASGMILASLDLSLPWMYLSIGVLQGLGLSFSWLPANSIVSHYFLKWRPIAYAIASSGECVFAMVFSPFFQWLIEVYTWQGALLVIGSLQLNLCVCGALMRPLESKPHNHTKPNKDDHQDSKADDDPTPKKLSFQWTLLRKPELLLYILFAIFAAAGFFIPPLFVVPYATSLGLKNYWAASILSVLALADLLGRLACGWLANLRLLRNLQLLTMVVTMLGVVLLLLPIGKDYSVLLVFSSLYGFLFGCVVAIHVTSIVDIVGLEGFDSGLGLFMLFRSIGGFIGPPAAGWLVDLDKDFGACFYLSGLVLILSGVFVVLVDRLVERKKSSPSETELEATQAFAYKMGVKLVVSESNCK encoded by the exons ATGCAGAGCCCTGGTATGAAGGCCGGTGGCCCCCCTGATGGGGGCTATGGATGGGTGGTGGTCACCTCAGCCTTCTTTATCATGGGCCTCACTACAGGCGTCCTTAAGAACTTCGGCCTATTCTTCCTAGAGATCCAGAACCACTTTGGAGTCCTCACCAGCACCACCTCATGGGTCACCTCCACTATGATAGTCATGTTTCACTTGGGAG CCCCAGTTGCCAGTGTCCTGAGCATGCACTGTACCCAGAGGGCAGTCATCATGACGGGAGGGCTCCTCAGTGCTTCAGGGATGATCCTGGCGTCTCTCGACCTCAGTCTTCCATGGATGTATCTCAGCATAGGCGTACTGCAAG GTTTGGGACTTTCATTTTCCTGGTTACCAGCCAACAGCATAGTGAGCCACTACTTCCTGAAGTGGCGTCCCATAGCGTACGCCATAGCCAGCTCCGGGGAGTGTGTTTTCGCCATGGTGTTCAGTCCTTTTTTCCAGTGGCTCATCGAGGTCTACACCTGGCAGGGAGCTCTGCTCGTCATAGGGAGCCTTCAGCTCAACCTCTGCGTCTGTGGAGCCCTCATGAGACCTCTTGAATCCAAACCCCATAATCACACAAAGCCAAATAAGGACGACCACCAGGACTCCAAAGCTGATGATGACCCGACACCAAAAAAGCTAAGCTTCCAGTGGACGTTGCTAAGGAAACCAGAATTGCTGCTCTACATCCTGTTTGCCATTTTCGCTGCTGCAGGATTTTTCATCCCACCTCTATTTGTGGTTCCCTATGCCACCAGCCTGGGATTGAAGAACTACTGGGCGGCGTCCATCCTGTCTGTGCTGGCATTGGCTGACCTGCTTGGTCGTCTGGCCTGTGGTTGGCTGGCCAACCTGAGGCTGTTGAGGAACTTACAACTGCTGACAATGGTTGTCACCATGTTGGGGGTAGTGCTACTGCTGCTGCCCATTGGCAAGGACTACTCAGTCCTTCTGGTCTTCTCCTCGCTCTACGGTTTTCTGTTTGGCTGCGTTGTAGCCATCCATGTGACGTCTATTGTGGACATAGTGGGCCTGGAGGGGTTTGACAGCGGCCTGGGACTCTTCATGCTTTTTAGAAGTATCGGTGGCTTCATTGGTCCACCTGCTGCAG GTTGGCTGGTTGACCTGGACAAAGACTTTGGTGCATGCTTCTACCTGTCTGGATTGGTTCTCATCCTATCTGGTGTGTTTGTGGTGCTGGTGGACCGACTTGTCGAGCGGAAGAAGTCCTCTCCAAGTGAAACCGAGCTAGAGGCCACTCAGGCCTTTGCCTACAAGATGGGAGTGAAGCTGGTTGTTAGTGAGAGCAACTGCAAATAA
- the zgc:114041 gene encoding monocarboxylate transporter 12 isoform X2 — MIVMFHLGAPVASVLSMHCTQRAVIMTGGLLSASGMILASLDLSLPWMYLSIGVLQGLGLSFSWLPANSIVSHYFLKWRPIAYAIASSGECVFAMVFSPFFQWLIEVYTWQGALLVIGSLQLNLCVCGALMRPLESKPHNHTKPNKDDHQDSKADDDPTPKKLSFQWTLLRKPELLLYILFAIFAAAGFFIPPLFVVPYATSLGLKNYWAASILSVLALADLLGRLACGWLANLRLLRNLQLLTMVVTMLGVVLLLLPIGKDYSVLLVFSSLYGFLFGCVVAIHVTSIVDIVGLEGFDSGLGLFMLFRSIGGFIGPPAAGWLVDLDKDFGACFYLSGLVLILSGVFVVLVDRLVERKKSSPSETELEATQAFAYKMGVKLVVSESNCK, encoded by the exons ATGATAGTCATGTTTCACTTGGGAG CCCCAGTTGCCAGTGTCCTGAGCATGCACTGTACCCAGAGGGCAGTCATCATGACGGGAGGGCTCCTCAGTGCTTCAGGGATGATCCTGGCGTCTCTCGACCTCAGTCTTCCATGGATGTATCTCAGCATAGGCGTACTGCAAG GTTTGGGACTTTCATTTTCCTGGTTACCAGCCAACAGCATAGTGAGCCACTACTTCCTGAAGTGGCGTCCCATAGCGTACGCCATAGCCAGCTCCGGGGAGTGTGTTTTCGCCATGGTGTTCAGTCCTTTTTTCCAGTGGCTCATCGAGGTCTACACCTGGCAGGGAGCTCTGCTCGTCATAGGGAGCCTTCAGCTCAACCTCTGCGTCTGTGGAGCCCTCATGAGACCTCTTGAATCCAAACCCCATAATCACACAAAGCCAAATAAGGACGACCACCAGGACTCCAAAGCTGATGATGACCCGACACCAAAAAAGCTAAGCTTCCAGTGGACGTTGCTAAGGAAACCAGAATTGCTGCTCTACATCCTGTTTGCCATTTTCGCTGCTGCAGGATTTTTCATCCCACCTCTATTTGTGGTTCCCTATGCCACCAGCCTGGGATTGAAGAACTACTGGGCGGCGTCCATCCTGTCTGTGCTGGCATTGGCTGACCTGCTTGGTCGTCTGGCCTGTGGTTGGCTGGCCAACCTGAGGCTGTTGAGGAACTTACAACTGCTGACAATGGTTGTCACCATGTTGGGGGTAGTGCTACTGCTGCTGCCCATTGGCAAGGACTACTCAGTCCTTCTGGTCTTCTCCTCGCTCTACGGTTTTCTGTTTGGCTGCGTTGTAGCCATCCATGTGACGTCTATTGTGGACATAGTGGGCCTGGAGGGGTTTGACAGCGGCCTGGGACTCTTCATGCTTTTTAGAAGTATCGGTGGCTTCATTGGTCCACCTGCTGCAG GTTGGCTGGTTGACCTGGACAAAGACTTTGGTGCATGCTTCTACCTGTCTGGATTGGTTCTCATCCTATCTGGTGTGTTTGTGGTGCTGGTGGACCGACTTGTCGAGCGGAAGAAGTCCTCTCCAAGTGAAACCGAGCTAGAGGCCACTCAGGCCTTTGCCTACAAGATGGGAGTGAAGCTGGTTGTTAGTGAGAGCAACTGCAAATAA
- the LOC112232820 gene encoding glycine dehydrogenase (decarboxylating), mitochondrial, translating to MQSCAKSWGILFAKSVNSHAPCRHISGQSRFFGKLQTRIQNRNAFETVRGLRMSAVYASSRQIDRILPRHDDFAERHIGPGEREKREMLDVLGLESIAQLIEDTVPESIRIQRSMKMDDPLCENQVLEHLQKIASKNKVWRSYIGMGYYNCSVPPVIQRNLLENSGWVTQYTPYQPEVAQGRLESLLNYQTMICDITGMAVANASLLDEATAAAEAMQLCHRQNKRRTFYIDSRCHPQTIAVVQTRANYIGVKTVLKLPHEMDFSGKDVSGVLFQYPDTEGRVEDFTALVDRAHKGGALACCATDLLALCVLRPPGEFGVDIALGSSQRFGVPLCYGGPHAAFFSVKENLVRMMPGRMVGVTRDAAGKEVYRLALQTREQHIRRDKATSNICTAQALLANMAAMFGVYHGPQGLKHIAERTHNAALILAEGLKRAGHRLHSEMFFDTLKVGCSVAAKDILERAVQREINLRVYSEGVLGVSLDETVTERDLDDLLWVFGCESSAELIAEKMGERVKGIMGSPFKRTSKYLVHTVFNSYHSETNIVRYMKRLENKDISLVHSMIPLGSCTMKLNSSSELMPITWKEFANLHPFCPLDQAEGYQQLFRQLEKDLCEVTGYDKISFQPNSGAQGEYAGLAAIKAYLNSKGEAHRTVCLIPKSAHGTNPASAQMAGMKVQVVEVDKDGNIDMANLKALVDKHKANLAAMMITYPSTFGVFEESIDDVCNLIHQNGGQVYLDGANMNAQVGLCRPGDYGSDVSHLNLHKTFCIPHGGGGPGMGPIGVKEHLAPFLPSHPVVLMSAGNMSSSLGTISAAPWGSSAILPISWAYIKMMGAKGLVHATEVAILNANYMAKRLESHYKILFKGRKGFCAHEFILDVRPFKKSANIEAVDVAKRLQDYGFHAPTMSWPVAGTLMIEPTESEDKAEMDRFCDSLMGIRQEIADIEEGRMDACINPLKMAPHSLASITSSTWDRPYSREYAAFPLPFVRPETKFWPSISRIDDIYGDQHLVCTCPPMDVYESPYEEKRASS from the exons ATGCAAAGCTGTGCAAAGTCTTGGGGGATCCTATTCGCCAAATCGGTGAATTCACATGCACCTTGCAGACATATATCTGGTCAAAGCCGATTCTTTGGGAAACTACAGACTAGAATCCAAAACCGCAATGCTTTTGAAACTGTCCGCGGTCTTCGGATGTCTGCAGTCTATGCTTCttctagacagatagacagaataCTGCCGAGACACGATGATTTTGCAGAGAGACATATTGGTCCAGGCGAACGGGAGAAAAGGGAGATGCTGGATGTTCTTGGACTTGAG TCAATCGCCCAGTTGATAGAAGATACAGTTCCAGAATCCATCCGTATTCAAAGAAGTATGAAAATGGATGATCCTCTCT GTGAGAATCAAGTCTTGGAGCATCTCCAAAAGATTGCATCAAAGAACAAGGTGTGGCGGTCTTATATCGGAATGGGCTACTACAACTGCTCAGTGCCTCCAGTTATACAGAGAAACCTTTTGGAGAATTCAGGATG GGTGACACAGTACACCCCCTATCAGCCTGAGGTGGCTCAGGGTCGCCTGGAGAGTCTGCTCAACTATCAGACCATGATCTGTGACATCACAGGCATGGCTGTGGCCAACGCCTCTCTGCTGGATGAGGCGACAGCCGCCGCTGAGGCCATGCAGCTCTGTCATAG acagaacaagagaagGACGTTCTACATCGACTCACGATGCCACCCTCAGACGATTGCTGTGGTGCAGACCAGAGCCAA CTACATCGGGGTCAAGACTGTGCTGAAGCTGCCTCATGAGATGGACTTCAGTGGGAAGGATGTGAGCGGTGTGCTGTTCCAGTACCCAGACACCGAAGGCAGAGTGGAGGATTTCACTGCGCTGGTGGACCGCGCTCACAAGGGAGGG GCTCTGGCTTGCTGTGCCACTGACCTGCTGGCCCTGTGTGTGCTGCGCCCCCCTGGAGAGTTTGGGGTGGACATTGCCCTGGGCAGCTCCCAGAGGTTCGGAGTACCACTCTGCTACGGTGGTCCCCACGCTGCCTTCTTCTCTGTCAAAGAAAACCTGGTCAGGATGATGCCTGGCAGGATGGTGGGAGTGACCAG GGATGCAGCTGGTAAGGAGGTGTACCGTCTGGCTCTGCAGACCAGAGAGCAGCACATACGTAGAGACAAGGCCACCAGTAACATCTGTACTGCACAG GCTCTGCTGGCCAACATGGCAGCCATGTTTGGGGTGTATCATGGACCCCAAGGCTTAAAGCACATTGCTGAGAGGACACACAATGCTGCACTGATACTGGCTGAAG GTCTGAAGCGGGCCGGACACAGGCTGCACAGTGAGATGTTCTTCGACACGCTGAAGGTTGGCTGCAGTGTGGCAGCCAAGGACATCCTGGAGAGGGCTGTCCAAAGGGAGATCAATCTGCGTGTCTACAGTGAGGGAGTG TTAGGTGTGTCTCTGGATGAGACCGTGACGGAGAGAGACTTGGACGATCTGCTCTGGGTCTTTGGATGTGAATCCTCAGCG GAGCTGATTGCTGAGAAGATGGGTGAAAGAGTGAAAGGCATTATGGGTAGTCCTTTCAAGAGGACCAGCAAGTACCTCGTTCACACAGTCTTCAACAG TTACCATTCGGAGACCAACATTGTGCGCTACATGAAACGCTTGGAGAACAAGGACATCTCTCTGGTTCACAGCATGATCCCACTG GGTTCCTGCACAATGAAGCTAAACAGTTCCTCAGAGCTCATG CCCATCACCTGGAAGGAGTTTGCCAACCTTCACCCCTTCTGTCCCCTGGACCAGGCTGAGGGTTATCAGCAGCTCTTCAGGCAGCTGGAGAAGGATCTCTGTGAGGTGACTGGCTATGACAAGATCTCCTTCCAACCCAACAG TGGTGCTCAGGGAGAATACGCTGGCCTCGCGGCCATCAAAGCCTACCTGAACTCTAAAGGAGAGGCCCATAGAACA GTTTGTCTGATTCCCAAGTCAGCCCATGGTACCAACCCGGCCAGTGCCCAGATGGCTGGCATGAAGGtgcaggtggtggaggtggacaaGGATGGCAACATTGACATGGCAAATCTCAAGGCACTG GTGGACAAACACAAGGCTAACCTGGCAGCCATGATGATCACGTACCCCTCCACTTTTGGTGTGTTTGAGGAGAGCATTGATGATGTCTGCAATCTCATCCACCAGAACGGAGGACAGGTCTACCTGGATGGTGCTAATATGAATGCACAA GTGGGCCTGTGTCGTCCTGGTGACTATGGATCTGACGTCTCTCACTTGAACCTCCACAAGACCTTCTGTATCCCCCACGGAGGCGGAGGACCAGGGATGGGACCTATTGGAGT GAAGGAGCACCTCGCCCCGTTCCTGCCTAGCCACCCAGTGGTCTTAATGTCAGCAGGCAACATGTCCAGCTCCCTGGGCACCATCAGTGCTGCCCCCTGGGGCTCCAGTGCCATCCTGCCCATCTCCTGGGCTTACATCAAG ATGATGGGAGCCAAGGGGCTGGTTCACGCCACAGAGGTGGCTATCCTGAATGCCAACTATATGGCCAAGAGACTGGAGAGCCACTACAAAATCCTCTTCAAAGGCAGGAAAG GCTTTTGTGCTCATGAATTTATTTTGGATGTGAGGCCATTCAAGAAATCTGCAAACATTGAAGCGGTGGATGTGGCGAAAAGGCTGCAGGATTACG GTTTCCATGCCCCCACCATGTCGTGGCCCGTGGCAGGAACCCTGATGATCGAGCCCACTGAGTCGGAGGACAAGGCAGAGATGGACCGCTTCTGTGACTCTCTGATGGGAATCAGACAGGAAATAGCAGATATCGAGGAAGGCAGGATGGATGCCTGCATTAACCCATTGAAG ATGGCACCTCACTCCCTGGCAAGCATCACCTCCTCTACCTGGGACAGGCCCTACTCCAGGGAGTATGCTGCTTTCCCCCTG CCATTTGTGAGGCCCGAGACCAAATTCTGGCCATCCATATCCAGGATTGACGATATCTACGGTGACCAGCACCTGGTCTGCACCTGCCCCCCCATGGACGTGTATGAGTCACCATACGAGGAGAAGAGAGCTTCCTCATGA